Proteins encoded together in one Musa acuminata AAA Group cultivar baxijiao chromosome BXJ3-6, Cavendish_Baxijiao_AAA, whole genome shotgun sequence window:
- the LOC135640689 gene encoding protein FAR1-RELATED SEQUENCE 5-like, with amino-acid sequence MGPPTRPKRGREAVPSRRPFTWWVPHRQYEWEILEPVSVSDRKSVPPSAEASSLPALRTPSLGLRRSPTAASSSPSPSGGSIQELLVRLEGFLESKTEKMYAFGGCSRKRNKKTSVAPTVVFTPVQPVTHVPVHVGGHPPTLQSLVQMWPSPLVILSPTAPWAAQPSIPSTSEHSSVQNDPDKERMADMASAGVTTILGDASNAKWLPRVDMLFDSETDAYDFYNTYAENEGFIVRRSKSTVSTKNIITKRTFVCSREGFREKKKGEKEAKCPRPVTRIGCPACMTIRLTPNGKYRVTEFVPNHNHQLAMVATYDKLRAKKLRRNARVARADLVDDTVRLPEFESEDEAYEFYSAYAGRMGFRVRKTSATISAENVVTRRMFVCSREGFREQKKGEKRVKKPRKEFRTGCPACMVIRISSTGKYRVTEFVTFHNHQLEAPSSTEILTSETAENGADHVLNTVNESADDDAQKHINSPQCSTLLPPGYKNYLRSKRMKAIQMGDAGATLEYLQRMQEDSSSFYYAIQVDKDDNLTNVFWADAKSVMDFCYFGDVVCFDTTYKVLDYDRPFALFTGINHHKQTVIFGAALLYDESVESLKWLLESFKTAMSGKQPKTILTDRCAVLSEAIAAVLPATNHRYCVWHIYQNAIVQLSQVFHGSRTLGYDFRRCLFDCEDEEEFLKEWEAMCGKYDLIDNKWMATLFEEREKWALVYGRETFYADMKSAQQKESMNTELKKYLCNKTELLGFFEHYERILSEKRCAELQADINANQSNQKPPPMRMLRQAANVYTPAAYKMFEREFELYMDCILYGCNEVGTISEYKVMIEEKAKDHLVKSDSFDGSVTCSCKKFEFLGIQCCHVLKVLDTQNIKELPPQYILKRWRKDAKTRGLSEDSMFSFDCFPQSSLAKRYSSLCRIFSIAAALAAKTIDSYAFLESHSEVLSNQLNQVLQSRSLEMPAMIPAPCDQLQNPVESMVAESLR; translated from the exons ATGGGCCCACCAACACGACCAAAGCGGGGGAGGGAAGCGGTGCCGTCCCGTCGTCCATTCACATGGTGGGTCCCGCACCGGCAATACGAGTGGGAAATTCTGGAGCCTGTCTCCGTGTCAGACAGGAAATCCGTCCCCCCATCCGCAGAGGCGAGCTCGCTCCCCGCCCTCCGCACCCCCTCGCTCGGCCTCCGCCGATCCcccaccgccgcctcctcctccccctccccctcgggGGGGTCGATCCAAG AACTATTGGTCCGGTTGGAAGGATTCCTTGAAAGTAAGACAGAGAAGATGTATGCATTTGGTGGTTGCAGTAGGAAGAGGAATAAGAAAACTTCTGTTGCCCCTACTGTAGTTTTTACTCCTGTGCAACCTGTCACACATGTACCTGTACATGTTGGTGGCCATCCACCTACACTACAATCATTAGTTCAGATGTGGCCAAGCCCTCTTGTCATATTGTCTCCAACAGCACCATGGGCTGCACAACCATCTATTCCATCAACATCGGAACATTCATCTGTGCAAAATGATCCTGACAAG GAAAGGATGGCGGACATGGCAAGTGCTGGCGTTACTACTATACTGGGGGATGCTAGTAATGCAAAATGGCTACCAAGGGTTGATATGTTGTTTGACAGTGAAACTGATGCATACGACTTCTATAATACATATGCTGAGAATGAAGGTTTCATTGTGCGAAGATCAAAGTCAACAGTATCAACAAAGAATATCATCACTAAGAGGACATTTGTGTGCTCGAGAGAAGGCTTTCGAGAGAagaaaaaaggagagaaagaggCCAAGTGTCCACGACCTGTAACAAGAATTGGTTGCCCAGCATGCATGACCATTAGGCTTACACCTAATGGCAAATATCGCGTGACAGAATTTGTACCAAACCACAACCATCAACTTGCAATGGTAGCTACCTATGATAAATTGAGGGCGAAGAAGCTGAGGCGCAATGCTCGAGTTGCAAGAGCAGATTTGGTGGATGATACAGTGAGGCTACCGGAGTTTGAAAGTGAAGATGAGGCCTATGAATTCTACAGTGCATATGCTGGAAGGATGGGATTCCGTGTTCGAAAAACAAGTGCAACAATTAGTGCCGAAAATGTAGTTACTAGAAGGATGTTTGTTTGCTCAAGAGAAGGATTCCGTGAGcagaaaaaaggagaaaagagagtAAAGAAACCACGAAAAGAATTTAGAACTGGTTGTCCTGCCTGTATGGTCATTAGAATATCATCAACTGGCAAATATCGCGTAACCGAATTTGTTACTTTTCATAACCATCAGCTAGAAGCTCCATCATCCACTGAGATCTTGACGTCTGAGACTGCAGAAAATGGTGCAGATCATGTTTTGAACACAGTCAATGAATCTGCAGATGATGATGCCCAGAAGCACATCAATAGTCCACAATGTAGTACCTTGCTTCCTCCAGGTTATAAAAACTATCTAAGATCTAAGCGAATGAAGGCTATTCAAATGGGTGATGCAGGTGCTACATTGGAGTATCTGCAAAGGATGCAAGAAGATAGCTCATCATTCTACTATGCAATACAAGTTGATAAGGATGACAATTTAACCAATGTCTTTTGGGCAGATGCAAAGTCTGTAATGGACTTCTGTTACTTTGGTGATGTTGTATGCTTTGACACGACCTACAAGGTGCTTGATTATGATCGGCCGTTTGCATTATTTACCGGTATTAATCATCATAAACAGACCGTTATTTTTGGTGCtgctttgctttatgatgaaagcGTGGAATCTTTGAAGTGGTTGTTGGAGAGTTTCAAGACAgcaatgagtggaaaacagcctaAGACAATCTTAACGGACCGTTGCGCTGTGTTAAGTGAGGCGATAGCTGCAGTTTTGCCAGCTACAAACCATCGGTACTGTGTTTGGCATATTTACCAAAATGCTATTGTACAACTAAGTCAAGTATTTCATGGATCGAGAACTTTAGGATATGACTTCAGGAGATGCCTCTTTGATTGTGAAGATGAGGAGGAGTTTTTGAAAGAATGGGAAGCAATGTGTGGTAAGTATGATCTTATAGACAATAAATGGATGGCTACTCTGTTTGAGGAAAGAGAGAAATGGGCGTTGGTATATGGACGAGAAACATTTTATGCGGATATGAAGAGTGCTCAACAGAAGGAGAGCATGAATACTGAGCTAAAGAAATATTTATGCAACAAAACTGAACTACTGGGCTTTTTTGAGCATTATGAAAGAATACTATCCGAGAAACGATGTGCCGAACTACAAGCTGATATTAATGCTAACCAGAGTAACCAAAAGCCACCACCTATGCGCATGCTGAGGCAAGCTGCAAATGTTTACACTCCAGCTGCATATAAAATGTTTGAAAGGGAATTTGAACTGTACATGGATTGTATTTTGTATGGTTGCAATGAAGTAGGGACAATATCTGAATACAAGGTTATGATCGAGGAGAAAGCTAAGGATCATTTGGTGAAATCTGATTCTTTTGATGGTTCTGTGACTTGCAGTTGCAAGAAATTTGAGTTTCTTGGGATTCAATGCTGTCATGTATTAAAAGTGCTAGATACTCAAAATATCAAAGAACTTCCGCCGCAGTACATATTGAAGCGGTGGAGGAAGGATGCAAAGACCAGAGGTTTAAGTGAAGACTCTATGTTCTCATTTGATTGCTTTCCTCAATCATCACTGGCAAAACGTTATAGCTCTCTATGCCGCATTTTCAGTATTGCAGCAGCACTTGCAGCTAAAACTATAGATTCATATGCATTCCTTGAAAGCCACTCAGAGGTGCTTAGCAATCAGTTAAACCAAGTTTTACAATCAAGATCCCTCGAGATGCCTGCTATGATTCCCGCCCCATGCGATCAACTACAAAATCCTGTTGAGAGCATGGTTGCTGAAAGTCTTCGGTAG
- the LOC135640578 gene encoding probable indole-3-acetic acid-amido synthetase GH3.1, whose translation MPEAPKPILSPASVPDEHRKALEFIEDVTANADQVQRRVLAEILAQNAPAEYLHRHGLPSRTAPDPDAFKRLIPVVTYEDIRPDILRIAHGDTSPILSGRPISEFLTSSGTSGGERKLMPMIEDELDRRSVLYSLLMPVMSQFVPGLDEGKGMYLLFVKSEARTPGGLIARPVLTSYYKSRHFLSQPFDPYNVLTSPNEAILCLDSYQSMYAQLLCGLIHRAEVVRVGAVFASGFIRAIRFLEKYWPRLCRDIRSGELDAEITDRAVREAVVRVLRPDPELARLIEAEFGRGSLQGIIPRLWPNTKYVDVIVTGAMAQYIPTLDFYSGGLPLTCTMYGSSECYFGLNLNPMCKPSEVSYTFIPTFAYFEFLPIHCSGNGRTEFDHRELVDLVDVKLGLEYELVVTTYAGLYRYRVGDVLRVAGFKNKTPQFNFIRRKSVVLSIDSDKTDEVELQAAVSNAVNHLKPFGASLVEYTSCADTVSIPGHYVLYWELRAGDTTVPASVFEDCCLAVEESLNSVYRQGRVCDKSIGPLEIRVVEEGTFDKMMDYALSQGASINQYKAPRCVRHGPVVELLDGRVQSTFFSPKCPKWAPGNKQWDKDAGGI comes from the exons ATGCCAGAGGCACCAAAGCCCATACTCTCGCCGGCTTCCGTTCCAGATGAGCACCGCAAGGCCCTCGAATTCATCGAAGATGTGACCGCCAACGCGGACCAAGTACAGCGCCGCGTGCTTGCCGAGATCCTGGCGCAGAACGCCCCTGCCGAGTACTTGCACCGGCACGGCCTGCCCAGCCGCACTGCTCCCGATCCTGACGCCTTTAAGCGCCTCATCCCGGTCGTCACCTACGAAGACATCCGGCCCGATATCCTCCGCATCGCCCATGGAGACACCTCTCCCATCCTCTCCGGCCGCCCCATCTCCGAATTCCTCACGAG CTCGGGGACATCGGGTGGCGAGCGAAAACTCATGCCGATGATCGAGGACGAGCTGGACCGCCGCTCGGTGCTGTATAGCCTGCTAATGCCGGTGATGAGCCAATTCGTGCCGGGCCTCGACGAGGGCAAGGGAATGTACCTCCTGTTTGTGAAGTCTGAGGCGCGCACTCCTGGTGGCCTAATAGCCCGTCCTGTCCTCACCAGCTACTACAAGAGTCGCCACTTCCTCAGCCAGCCTTTTGACCCCTACAACGTTCTTACCAGCCCCAACGAAGCCATCCTCTGCCTGGACTCCTATCAAAGCATGTACGCTCAGCTACTCTGCGGCCTAATTCATCGGGCCGAGGTGGTCCGCGTCGGTGCCGTCTTCGCCTCGGGCTTTATCCGCGCCATCCGCTTCCTGGAGAAGTACTGGCCGCGGCTGTGCCGCGACATCCGGTCCGGCGAGCTCGATGCCGAGATCACCGACCGGGCGGTGCGGGAGGCGGTGGTGCGCGTTCTGCGCCCGGATCCGGAACTCGCTCGCCTAATCGAGGCGGAATTCGGCAGGGGTTCATTGCAGGGCATCATACCCCGCCTGTGGCCCAACACAAAGTACGTCGACGTGATTGTCACCGGCGCCATGGCCCAGTACATCCCTACGCTTGACTTCTATAGCGGTGGCCTGCCATTGACCTGCACGATGTACGGGTCGTCGGAGTGCTACTTTGGCCTCAACCTCAATCCCATGTGCAAGCCAAGCGAAGTCTCCTACACATTTATCCCTACCTTTGCCTACTTCGAGTTCCTGCCCATTCACTGCAGCGGCAATGGCCGCACGGAGTTCGATCACCGGGAATTGGTGGACCTCGTGGACGTGAAGCTCGGCCTGGAGTACGAGCTCGTGGTCACAACCTACGCTG GGTTGTATCGATATAGAGTCGGTGACGTGTTGAGGGTGGCGGGATTCAAAAACAAGACACCGCAGTTCAACTTTATCCGGCGGAAAAGTGTGGTGTTGAGCATCGATTCTGACAAGACCGACGAGGTCGAGCTCCAAGCAGCGGTGAGCAACGCAGTCAACCATCTCAAGCCGTTCGGTGCGTCGCTGGTGGAGTACACGAGCTGCGCAGACACCGTCAGCATCCCAGGCCACTACGTGCTCTACTGGGAGTTGCGAGCTGGAGATACGACGGTGCCGGCGTCGGTGTTCGAGGACTGCTGCTTAGCAGTGGAGGAGTCACTGAACAGCGTGTACCGACAAGGACGGGTGTGCGACAAGTCGATCGGGCCGCTGGAGATCAGGGTGGTGGAGGAAGGGACGTTCGATAAGATGATGGACTACGCACTCAGCCAGGGGGCCTCCATCAACCAGTACAAGGCGCCACGGTGCGTGCGGCATGGGCCCGTCGTCGAGCTGCTCGACGGCCGGGTGCAGTCCACGTTCTTCAGCCCCAAGTGCCCCAAATGGGCGCCGGGCAACAAGCAATGGGACAAGGACGCCGGTGGCATCTGA